From Frateuria aurantia DSM 6220, one genomic window encodes:
- the purB gene encoding adenylosuccinate lyase — translation MSSATLTALSPLDGRYAGKVEPLRPIFSEFGLMHRRVHVEIEWLLALAAEPAIVELPAFDDASIARLRGIASHFSVEDGERIKSIEATTNHDVKAVEYFIKEKIGNDAALAQAKEFVHFACTSEDINNLSYSLMLRDARDQVLAPAYQQILSGLAELAHAHAALPMLSRTHGQTASPTTLGKELANVAARLGHQLEQLRAQRVPGKINGAVGNYNAHAIAYPEVDWQGFSRRFVDSLGLDYNPYTTQIEPHDGIAEYCDVIRRGNTVLIDLSRDIWGYISLGYFRQALKAGEVGSSTMPHKVNPIDFENAEGNFGLANALLGHFAEKLPISRWQRDLTDSTVLRALGTAFGHSLVALESLKKGLGKLQINPQRIAADLDGAWEVLAEAVQTVMRRHGLPEPYEQLKALTRGQGITETSMREFIGGLDLPADAKQRLLELTPASYIGDAVKLAQGI, via the coding sequence ATGTCATCAGCCACCCTGACCGCCTTGTCTCCCCTCGATGGCCGCTACGCCGGCAAAGTCGAGCCGCTGCGGCCCATTTTCAGCGAATTCGGCCTGATGCATCGGCGCGTCCATGTCGAAATCGAATGGTTGCTGGCTCTGGCCGCCGAGCCCGCCATCGTCGAGCTGCCCGCCTTCGACGACGCCTCCATCGCCCGCCTGCGCGGCATCGCCAGCCATTTCAGCGTGGAAGATGGCGAACGCATCAAGAGCATCGAGGCGACCACCAACCATGACGTGAAGGCCGTCGAGTATTTCATCAAGGAAAAGATCGGCAATGACGCCGCCCTGGCCCAGGCCAAGGAATTCGTGCATTTCGCCTGCACCAGCGAGGACATCAACAACCTGTCCTATTCGCTGATGCTGCGCGATGCCCGCGACCAGGTGCTGGCCCCGGCCTACCAGCAGATTCTGAGCGGTCTGGCCGAACTGGCGCATGCCCACGCGGCCCTGCCGATGCTGTCGCGCACCCACGGCCAGACCGCCTCGCCGACCACGCTGGGCAAGGAACTGGCCAATGTCGCCGCCCGCCTGGGCCATCAGCTGGAGCAGCTTCGCGCCCAGCGCGTGCCGGGCAAGATCAATGGCGCAGTGGGCAACTACAACGCCCATGCCATCGCCTACCCGGAAGTCGACTGGCAGGGTTTCTCCCGCCGCTTCGTCGACAGTCTGGGCCTGGACTACAATCCCTACACCACCCAGATCGAACCCCATGACGGCATCGCCGAATACTGCGACGTGATCCGTCGCGGCAATACCGTGCTGATCGATTTGTCCCGCGACATCTGGGGCTATATTTCGCTGGGCTACTTCAGGCAAGCCTTGAAGGCCGGCGAAGTCGGCTCCTCGACCATGCCGCACAAAGTCAATCCGATCGACTTCGAAAACGCGGAAGGCAATTTCGGTCTGGCCAACGCCCTGCTCGGTCACTTCGCCGAAAAGCTGCCGATCAGCCGCTGGCAGCGCGACCTGACCGACTCCACCGTGCTGCGTGCGCTCGGCACGGCTTTCGGGCACAGCCTGGTGGCCTTGGAGTCATTGAAAAAGGGCCTGGGCAAGCTCCAGATCAACCCGCAGCGGATCGCCGCCGACCTGGACGGGGCTTGGGAAGTGCTGGCCGAAGCCGTGCAGACCGTGATGCGTCGTCACGGCCTGCCCGAGCCTTACGAGCAGCTGAAGGCACTGACCCGCGGACAGGGCATCACCGAGACTTCGATGCGCGAATTCATCGGCGGCCTTGATCTGCCGGCGGATGCGAAACAGCGCCTGCTCGAGCTGACCCCGGCCAGCTATATCGGCGATGCCGTGAAGCTGGCGCAGGGCATCTGA
- a CDS encoding cupin domain-containing protein — MTVSAAPAPAIEVHARPGLPLGMSAEVFLRDYWQKHPLLIRGAFPDLQPPIDPDDLGGLACEEGVLARIAVHDPASGAWHLRQGPFAESDFAELPEDHWTLLVQDVDKWDTDVAAWLQPFGFLPSWRVDDIMISYAEEGGGVGPHIDQYDVFLVQTLGRRAWAIDTDQDGPRDFRPDIELKQLQVFKPDHRWVLEPGDILYLPPNIPHDGIADGGPCMTMSVGMRAPSKAELTGDLADYLAERLSEDQRYADPDLVPSLRAGEIDAAALQRVRAAVPMTAALSDAMVLDWFGRFVTRYRAAQTPAPSEENVDPADIAARLAAGEVLIRHPWARLAWGHADGQGRLFACGHAWNAEPEVAEGLCLPTPKLDPAPPAATLDLLARLIEEGQFVLAWPED, encoded by the coding sequence ATGACTGTTTCCGCTGCTCCCGCTCCCGCCATTGAAGTCCATGCCCGCCCCGGCCTGCCGCTGGGCATGTCCGCCGAGGTTTTCCTGCGTGACTACTGGCAGAAACACCCGCTGCTGATCCGCGGCGCGTTTCCGGACCTGCAACCACCGATCGATCCGGATGACCTTGGTGGTCTGGCTTGCGAAGAAGGCGTGCTGGCCCGCATCGCGGTTCACGATCCGGCCAGCGGAGCATGGCATCTGCGGCAAGGTCCCTTCGCCGAGTCCGACTTCGCCGAGCTGCCCGAAGACCATTGGACCCTGCTGGTGCAGGATGTCGACAAATGGGATACCGACGTGGCCGCCTGGTTGCAGCCCTTCGGTTTTCTGCCGAGCTGGCGCGTCGATGACATCATGATCTCCTATGCCGAGGAAGGCGGCGGTGTCGGCCCCCATATCGACCAGTACGACGTATTTCTGGTGCAGACCCTGGGCCGCCGCGCCTGGGCCATCGACACCGATCAAGACGGCCCCCGCGATTTTCGCCCGGATATCGAGCTGAAGCAGCTGCAGGTGTTCAAGCCCGATCATCGGTGGGTGCTTGAGCCCGGCGACATCTTGTATCTGCCTCCGAATATTCCGCATGACGGCATCGCCGATGGCGGTCCGTGCATGACCATGTCGGTAGGCATGCGCGCGCCGTCCAAGGCCGAGCTGACCGGTGATCTGGCCGATTATCTGGCCGAACGCCTGAGCGAGGACCAGCGCTATGCCGATCCCGACCTGGTGCCGTCCTTGCGTGCCGGCGAAATCGATGCAGCGGCCCTGCAGCGGGTCCGTGCCGCCGTACCGATGACCGCCGCCCTGTCCGATGCGATGGTGCTGGACTGGTTCGGCCGCTTCGTCACCCGTTATCGCGCTGCACAGACTCCGGCTCCCTCCGAAGAGAATGTCGATCCGGCCGATATCGCGGCACGATTGGCGGCCGGCGAAGTCCTGATCCGTCATCCCTGGGCGCGATTGGCATGGGGGCATGCCGACGGGCAAGGCAGGCTGTTTGCCTGCGGCCATGCCTGGAATGCCGAGCCGGAGGTCGCCGAAGGCCTGTGCCTCCCGACACCGAAGCTCGATCCGGCACCTCCCGCTGCCACCCTCGACCTGCTGGCGCGTCTGATCGAGGAAGGCCAGTTCGTGCTGGCCTGGCCGGAAGACTGA
- a CDS encoding cytosine deaminase yields the protein MLDLLLHQARLPEGPIVDIAISDGRIIGIEPRIEAPARQRLDLQGWLVSPPFVDGHFHLDSALTAGRPRHNLSGTLLEGIAIWSELKPELDEESIYRRARRLCEMAIAQGNLAIRSHVDTSDPRLTAARALIKLRDDMRPWLDIQLIAFPQDGYLRLAGGREQLRQALTLGLDGIGGIPHFERSPSDGANSIAELCRLAAEHDLPVDMHCDETDDPTSRHVETLAAETVRHGLRGRVTGSHLTSMHSMDNAYAGKLIGLMQEAGLHVMANPLINITLQGRYDTYPRRRGLTRVKELRAAGLRVGFGHDCVMDPWYRLGSHDMLEVASMGAHVGQLTGEAELRDCYRAVTEHPAAILGLKDYGLRPGCRADLVVLQACDPIEAIRLRPVRLWVIRAGRIIAETAPRRSRLHLEQPAWLDLSRSD from the coding sequence ATGCTGGACCTGCTGCTGCACCAGGCACGCCTGCCGGAAGGCCCGATCGTGGATATCGCGATCAGCGACGGACGGATCATCGGCATCGAACCCCGGATCGAGGCACCCGCCAGACAACGACTGGATCTGCAGGGCTGGCTGGTCTCGCCGCCATTCGTTGACGGCCATTTCCATCTGGACAGCGCGCTGACCGCCGGAAGACCTCGCCACAACCTGAGCGGCACCCTGCTTGAAGGTATCGCGATCTGGTCGGAACTGAAGCCGGAGCTTGACGAGGAATCGATCTACCGGCGTGCACGACGGCTTTGCGAAATGGCTATCGCCCAAGGCAATCTGGCCATCCGCAGTCATGTCGACACCAGCGACCCGAGACTGACGGCGGCACGCGCCCTGATCAAATTGCGTGATGACATGCGCCCTTGGCTGGACATCCAGCTGATCGCTTTTCCGCAAGATGGCTATCTGCGGCTGGCCGGCGGTCGTGAACAGTTGCGGCAGGCACTGACCCTGGGCCTGGACGGCATTGGCGGCATCCCGCATTTCGAACGCAGTCCGTCCGATGGCGCCAATTCAATCGCCGAGCTGTGCCGACTGGCCGCCGAGCATGACCTGCCCGTCGACATGCATTGCGATGAAACGGACGACCCGACCTCCCGTCACGTCGAGACTCTGGCGGCCGAAACGGTTCGCCACGGCCTGCGGGGCCGGGTCACCGGCTCGCATCTGACCTCGATGCATTCGATGGACAATGCCTATGCCGGCAAGTTGATCGGCCTGATGCAGGAGGCCGGCCTGCACGTGATGGCCAACCCCCTGATCAACATCACCCTGCAAGGGCGTTACGACACTTACCCGCGCCGACGCGGCCTGACCCGGGTCAAGGAGCTGCGCGCCGCCGGGCTGCGCGTCGGCTTCGGTCATGACTGCGTGATGGATCCCTGGTACCGGCTGGGCAGTCACGACATGCTGGAAGTCGCCAGCATGGGGGCTCACGTCGGCCAGCTCACCGGCGAAGCGGAGCTGAGGGATTGCTACCGCGCGGTCACCGAGCATCCCGCGGCCATACTTGGCCTGAAGGACTACGGACTGCGCCCGGGCTGCCGCGCCGATCTGGTGGTACTGCAGGCCTGTGACCCGATCGAGGCCATCCGGCTGCGGCCGGTCCGGCTGTGGGTGATCCGGGCCGGTCGCATCATTGCCGAGACCGCGCCCCGCCGGAGCCGGCTGCATCTGGAACAACCCGCGTGGCTGGATCTGTCGCGCAGCGATTGA
- a CDS encoding class II fumarate hydratase, with product MKAKFRIEHDSMGPLKVPATALYGAQTQRAIENFPVSGWPLPPSFIHALGLIKAAAAEANGELGVLDAERVKVIRKAALEVAAGRHDAEFPVDVFQTGSGTSSNMNANEVIAHLASHEGLAVHPNDHVNAGQSSNDVIPTAIQVSVSLQVHEQLQPAIKHLRRTLARKAKSLKHVAKTGRTHLMDAMPLTFGQELDTWAAQLKLAEQRLGDSLRRYRHLPQGGSAVGTGINVDPRFSKVFGKQLSRLAGLRFSPADNLFAGIAGQDGAVEVSGQLKSLAVSLMKIANDLRWMNSGPLAGLGEISLPALQPGSSIMPGKVNPVIPESTAMVAAQVIGFDAAITVAAQSGNFQLNVMLPLIAYNLLQSIGLLSASCRLLADKAIAGFEVNASRVAEALTRNPVLVTALNPVIGYERGAAIAKQAYREGRPILEVAVEATGLPEQELAGWLDPLQLTQGGLVGGEH from the coding sequence ATGAAAGCGAAATTCCGGATCGAGCATGACAGCATGGGGCCGCTCAAGGTCCCCGCGACAGCCTTGTACGGCGCGCAGACCCAGCGCGCCATCGAGAATTTCCCGGTATCCGGCTGGCCTTTGCCGCCCTCCTTCATTCATGCGCTGGGCCTGATCAAGGCCGCCGCCGCCGAGGCCAATGGGGAGCTGGGCGTGCTGGATGCCGAGCGGGTCAAGGTCATTCGCAAGGCGGCACTGGAGGTGGCGGCGGGCCGCCACGATGCCGAGTTCCCGGTGGATGTGTTCCAGACCGGCTCAGGCACCAGCAGCAACATGAATGCCAACGAGGTCATCGCCCACCTCGCCAGTCATGAAGGTCTTGCCGTACATCCCAATGACCATGTCAATGCGGGCCAAAGTTCCAATGACGTGATTCCCACCGCGATCCAGGTCAGCGTCAGCCTGCAGGTTCACGAGCAGCTGCAGCCGGCGATCAAGCATCTGCGACGGACCCTTGCGCGCAAGGCCAAGTCGCTGAAGCATGTGGCCAAGACCGGGCGGACCCATTTGATGGACGCGATGCCGCTGACCTTTGGCCAGGAGCTGGATACCTGGGCGGCGCAGCTGAAACTGGCCGAGCAGCGCTTGGGTGACAGTCTGCGCCGCTATCGGCACCTGCCCCAGGGCGGCAGCGCGGTCGGTACCGGCATCAATGTCGACCCTCGCTTTTCCAAGGTCTTCGGCAAGCAGTTGTCCAGGCTGGCCGGCCTGCGTTTCAGTCCGGCCGACAATCTGTTTGCCGGCATCGCCGGGCAGGACGGGGCGGTGGAGGTCTCGGGGCAATTGAAGTCGCTGGCGGTGAGCCTGATGAAGATCGCCAATGATCTGCGCTGGATGAATTCGGGGCCGCTGGCCGGGCTGGGGGAGATCAGCCTGCCGGCCTTGCAGCCTGGCTCATCGATCATGCCGGGCAAGGTCAATCCGGTGATTCCCGAGTCGACGGCGATGGTGGCGGCCCAGGTGATCGGTTTCGATGCCGCCATTACCGTGGCCGCGCAGTCCGGCAATTTCCAGCTGAATGTGATGTTGCCGTTGATTGCCTACAATCTGCTGCAGTCGATCGGCCTGCTGAGTGCCAGTTGCAGGCTGCTGGCCGACAAGGCCATTGCCGGCTTCGAGGTCAATGCCTCACGTGTGGCCGAGGCCTTGACCCGCAATCCGGTGCTGGTGACGGCGCTCAATCCCGTGATCGGCTACGAGCGCGGCGCGGCCATTGCCAAACAGGCCTATCGCGAGGGACGGCCGATATTGGAGGTCGCGGTCGAGGCCACCGGATTGCCTGAGCAGGAACTGGCTGGCTGGCTGGATCCGCTGCAGTTGACGCAGGGCGGGCTGGTCGGCGGCGAGCACTGA
- a CDS encoding 2-oxoglutarate dehydrogenase E1 component yields MSTNLIREFAETSQLAGGNADYVEQLYETWLNDSAAVPDEWSQYFARFKGRESGDVPHSAAIARIESAQKQRVHAAAPADEAHARKQAAILRLITAYRSRGHLAARLDPLGLAEHLAAPDLEPSFHGLDNGDLDTVFDTGNYGGAQRLTLRELLVQLKRTYAGSIGAEFMHISRSHQREWIHERLEQAGGNAGLGADEKRRLLQGLTAADGLERYLHTKYVGQKRFSLEGGDSLIPLMDDIVRAAGDNGVKELVIGMAHRGRLNMLVNILGKPPRTLFNEFEGKFEHPDDPAHSGDVKYHMGFSADIATPKGGVHVALAFNPSHLEIVNPVVAGSVRARQTKRGDEACQHSMAVLIHGDAAFAGQGVNMELMNMSQARGFKIGGTLHVVVNNQVGFTTSNPLDSRSTQYCTDLAKMVNAPVFHVNGEDPEAVIEVTRLAYEFRKTFQKDVVIDLVCYRRHGHNEADEPMATQPVMYQIIRKRAPTRELYGAELVKEGVIADGDVQKLFEAYRDRLEAGEPMADLAHDLPKDIHFDWAPYINGRLSTKVDTRVPKQRLIELASQLTQLPADLVLQSRVAKIYDDRRKMASGEVAGDWGFAENLAYASLVDNDFNLRLVGQDCGRGTFFHRHAVLHDQKDGHTYTPLQDVRKDATVEVIDSLLSEEAVMAFEYGYSTTDPQTLNIWEGQFGDFANGAQVVIDQFISSGESKWGRLCGLALFLPHGYEGQGPEHSSARLERYLQLCALDNMTVCVPTTPAQDFHMIRRQMLRPARKPLIVMTPKSLLRHKLAVSTLDELADGEFQLVIGEHRPLPTEAVTRVVLCAGKVYYDLLDAAQHQELHNVALVRVEQLYPFPRAEVVAQLEKYPSARDVIWCQEEPMNQGAWYQIRHHLQACAGAGRRLSYAGRSSSAAPAAGHLNTHIAEQTALVEQALTASIDSSLEAE; encoded by the coding sequence GTGAGCACAAATCTGATTCGCGAGTTTGCCGAAACCTCGCAGCTAGCAGGCGGCAACGCCGACTATGTTGAACAGCTTTACGAAACCTGGTTGAACGACAGCGCGGCCGTTCCCGATGAGTGGAGCCAGTACTTCGCCCGTTTCAAAGGCCGCGAATCCGGTGACGTCCCCCACTCCGCTGCCATCGCCCGCATCGAATCCGCACAAAAGCAGCGCGTCCACGCTGCCGCCCCGGCCGATGAGGCCCACGCCCGCAAGCAGGCGGCCATCCTTCGGCTGATCACGGCCTACCGCTCCCGCGGCCATCTGGCCGCCAGGCTTGATCCGCTGGGTCTGGCCGAGCATCTCGCCGCCCCCGATCTGGAGCCGTCCTTCCACGGTCTGGACAACGGCGATCTTGATACTGTTTTCGACACAGGCAATTATGGCGGCGCCCAGCGCCTGACCCTGCGCGAACTGCTGGTGCAGCTCAAGCGCACCTATGCCGGCAGCATCGGTGCCGAGTTCATGCATATCAGTCGCAGCCATCAGCGCGAATGGATCCATGAGCGTCTGGAGCAGGCCGGCGGCAATGCCGGCCTCGGCGCCGATGAAAAGCGCCGCCTGCTGCAGGGACTCACCGCGGCCGACGGTCTGGAACGCTATCTGCATACCAAGTATGTCGGCCAGAAGCGTTTCTCGCTGGAAGGCGGCGACAGCCTGATCCCCTTGATGGATGACATTGTCCGCGCGGCAGGGGACAACGGCGTCAAGGAACTGGTGATCGGCATGGCCCACCGCGGTCGCCTGAACATGCTGGTCAATATCCTGGGCAAGCCGCCGCGCACCCTGTTCAATGAATTCGAAGGCAAGTTCGAGCACCCGGACGATCCGGCGCACTCGGGTGACGTGAAGTACCACATGGGCTTCTCGGCCGATATCGCCACGCCCAAGGGAGGCGTGCATGTCGCCCTGGCCTTCAATCCCTCGCATCTCGAAATCGTCAACCCGGTGGTGGCCGGCTCGGTCCGGGCCCGCCAGACCAAGCGTGGCGACGAGGCCTGCCAGCATTCGATGGCCGTGCTGATCCATGGTGACGCGGCCTTCGCCGGCCAGGGCGTCAACATGGAACTGATGAACATGTCTCAGGCCCGTGGCTTCAAGATCGGCGGCACCCTGCATGTGGTGGTCAACAACCAGGTCGGCTTCACCACGTCCAACCCGCTGGATTCGCGCTCGACCCAGTACTGCACCGATCTGGCCAAGATGGTCAACGCACCGGTGTTCCATGTGAACGGTGAAGATCCGGAAGCGGTGATCGAAGTCACCCGCCTGGCCTACGAGTTCCGCAAGACCTTCCAGAAAGATGTGGTGATCGACCTGGTCTGCTATCGCCGTCACGGCCACAACGAGGCCGACGAGCCGATGGCCACCCAGCCGGTGATGTACCAGATCATCCGCAAGCGCGCCCCGACCCGTGAGCTGTACGGGGCCGAGCTGGTGAAGGAAGGCGTGATCGCCGACGGTGACGTCCAGAAACTGTTCGAAGCCTATCGTGATCGTCTGGAGGCCGGCGAGCCGATGGCCGACCTGGCCCACGACCTGCCCAAGGACATCCATTTCGACTGGGCGCCCTACATCAATGGTCGTCTGTCCACCAAGGTGGACACCCGCGTGCCGAAGCAGCGGCTGATCGAGCTGGCCTCGCAGCTGACCCAGCTTCCCGCGGATCTGGTGCTGCAGTCGCGTGTCGCCAAGATCTATGATGACCGCCGCAAGATGGCCTCCGGCGAGGTGGCCGGTGACTGGGGCTTTGCCGAAAATCTGGCCTATGCCAGCTTGGTCGACAACGACTTCAACCTGCGCCTGGTCGGCCAGGACTGCGGCCGCGGTACCTTCTTCCATCGTCATGCGGTACTGCACGACCAGAAAGACGGTCACACCTATACCCCGCTGCAGGATGTCCGCAAGGACGCCACGGTCGAAGTCATCGACTCCCTCCTCAGCGAAGAGGCCGTGATGGCCTTCGAATATGGCTATTCCACCACCGATCCGCAGACCCTGAATATCTGGGAAGGCCAGTTCGGTGACTTCGCCAACGGCGCCCAGGTGGTGATCGACCAGTTCATCAGTTCCGGCGAATCCAAGTGGGGCCGACTGTGCGGACTGGCGCTGTTCCTGCCCCATGGCTATGAAGGCCAGGGCCCCGAACATTCCTCGGCCCGTCTGGAACGCTATCTGCAACTGTGCGCGCTGGACAATATGACGGTCTGCGTGCCGACCACGCCGGCCCAGGATTTCCACATGATCCGCCGGCAGATGCTGCGCCCCGCCCGCAAGCCGCTGATCGTGATGACGCCCAAATCGCTGCTGCGCCACAAGCTGGCGGTATCGACCCTGGACGAACTGGCCGATGGTGAGTTCCAGCTTGTGATCGGCGAGCATCGCCCGCTGCCGACCGAGGCGGTGACCCGGGTCGTGCTGTGTGCCGGCAAGGTCTATTACGATCTGCTGGATGCCGCCCAGCATCAGGAACTGCACAATGTGGCTCTGGTGCGCGTCGAGCAGCTGTATCCCTTCCCACGTGCCGAGGTGGTGGCCCAGCTGGAAAAGTATCCATCCGCCAGGGACGTCATCTGGTGTCAGGAAGAGCCGATGAACCAGGGAGCCTGGTACCAGATCCGCCACCATCTGCAGGCCTGTGCCGGTGCCGGCCGTCGCCTCAGCTATGCCGGTCGCAGCAGCTCGGCCGCACCGGCCGCAGGACACCTCAATACCCATATTGCCGAACAGACGGCCTTGGTCGAACAGGCGCTGACAGCGTCCATCGACTCATCACTTGAAGCGGAGTAA
- a CDS encoding TonB-dependent receptor — MAVPLLAQAAAQASPNKPATADRQHSHLLDAVQVRAGKAEEGYGMVQTTRITPPANGPLGTRSWQQTPFMVSQVDTSVMTNQLATDPNDLLAYLPSTQVGQRPLTRGMAGEVVSNSRMDGLNVIDTTAYPVEMLQNVSVLNGLAGSLYGPTAPSGVFDYTLKRPTDHFVNRIIAREDGRGMWTGQLDLGGRIGRGGWLGYRINALQGEGSGVYRGSQERRKLLSGDFDIHLDENTVLQLDASDYYFHQRGFPGSFTYGSKGNTELPNAPDPHLTGLAESYAGVDEHTRIYKAKLIHHFNEHWQISLGGLKEMADRYLGGINTTLVGNHGDYASSYGQGAASRFTVTSNSLYLNGDFDTGSVHHELNLGTNGFSELQYAGHTPSSVALGSATLQDPASFPMQPWGGDFGHGHGPLAARNAEQSLVVGDTVHFNEQWALLGVVSSSWLRTQNYARNGALTSSYQVHHAISPTVTAIYTPDALDTLYFSWARSIQPGDIAPASAENANQVMAPYRSRQYELGYKRTLGHTQLGAALFHIERAYSFAGDDNIYQTQGTQRNNGIELSANGQITSRLSILGGASWIDARLQGTSSPLNDNRRVVGVPQAQAGVLLDYLLPVPGEDLWAVSLGGQYRSRVAATNSNNSYASAYVAMNLGARWQTRTKGHPLIVRLQLENLTDRRYWAGLYTGSNNGSAASYTGVLGTPRTFSASVELDL, encoded by the coding sequence ATGGCCGTACCGCTGCTGGCCCAGGCCGCCGCGCAAGCCAGCCCGAACAAACCTGCCACGGCGGATCGGCAGCACAGTCACCTCCTGGATGCCGTCCAGGTCAGGGCCGGCAAGGCCGAGGAAGGTTACGGCATGGTCCAGACCACCCGGATCACCCCGCCGGCCAATGGGCCTCTGGGCACCCGCAGCTGGCAGCAGACACCCTTCATGGTTTCCCAGGTCGACACCTCCGTGATGACCAACCAATTGGCGACCGATCCGAATGATCTGCTGGCCTATCTGCCCTCCACCCAGGTCGGCCAGCGTCCGCTGACCCGCGGCATGGCCGGTGAAGTGGTCTCCAACAGCCGCATGGATGGACTGAATGTCATCGACACCACCGCCTATCCGGTGGAGATGCTGCAGAACGTGTCCGTACTCAACGGGCTGGCCGGCTCGCTGTACGGCCCAACCGCCCCGTCGGGCGTGTTCGACTACACCTTGAAGCGGCCCACCGACCACTTCGTCAACCGCATCATCGCCCGGGAAGACGGGCGCGGCATGTGGACCGGCCAGCTGGACCTGGGCGGCCGGATCGGACGTGGCGGCTGGCTGGGCTATCGCATCAATGCCCTGCAAGGCGAGGGCAGCGGGGTCTATCGCGGCAGCCAGGAACGTCGCAAGCTGCTCAGCGGCGACTTCGACATCCATCTCGATGAAAACACCGTGCTGCAGCTCGATGCCAGCGACTACTACTTTCATCAGCGCGGATTTCCCGGCAGCTTCACCTATGGATCCAAGGGCAATACCGAGCTGCCCAATGCGCCGGATCCCCATCTGACCGGACTTGCCGAGTCCTATGCCGGGGTGGACGAACACACCCGCATCTACAAAGCCAAGCTGATCCATCATTTCAACGAGCACTGGCAGATCAGCCTGGGCGGCCTGAAAGAGATGGCCGACCGTTATCTGGGCGGCATCAATACCACCCTGGTCGGCAACCATGGCGACTATGCCTCCAGCTATGGCCAGGGCGCCGCCAGCCGCTTTACCGTGACCAGCAACTCGCTGTACCTGAATGGCGACTTCGATACCGGCTCGGTCCACCATGAGCTGAATCTAGGCACCAATGGTTTTTCCGAGCTGCAATACGCCGGCCATACGCCAAGCTCGGTGGCACTGGGCAGCGCCACTCTGCAGGACCCGGCCAGCTTCCCGATGCAGCCCTGGGGCGGAGATTTCGGCCATGGCCATGGCCCGCTAGCCGCGCGCAATGCCGAGCAATCACTGGTGGTCGGCGACACCGTGCATTTCAACGAGCAGTGGGCGCTGCTGGGCGTGGTCAGCTCGAGCTGGCTGCGGACCCAGAATTACGCCAGGAACGGCGCATTGACCAGCAGCTACCAGGTCCACCATGCGATCAGTCCGACGGTGACGGCGATCTATACCCCGGACGCGCTCGACACCCTGTATTTCAGCTGGGCCCGCAGCATCCAGCCTGGCGACATCGCTCCGGCCAGCGCCGAGAACGCCAACCAGGTGATGGCTCCCTATCGCAGTCGCCAGTACGAACTGGGCTACAAGCGCACCCTGGGCCATACCCAGCTGGGCGCCGCGCTGTTCCATATCGAGCGGGCCTACAGCTTCGCCGGCGACGACAATATCTACCAGACCCAGGGCACACAGCGGAACAACGGCATCGAACTGAGCGCCAACGGCCAGATCACCTCCCGGCTGTCGATCCTGGGCGGCGCCAGCTGGATCGATGCCCGCCTGCAGGGCACCAGCTCGCCCCTGAACGACAATCGGCGGGTCGTCGGCGTGCCCCAGGCCCAGGCCGGGGTTCTGCTGGACTATCTGCTGCCCGTACCGGGCGAGGACTTGTGGGCCGTCAGTCTCGGCGGCCAGTACCGCAGCCGGGTGGCGGCCACCAACAGCAACAACAGCTATGCCTCGGCCTATGTGGCGATGAATCTGGGTGCGCGCTGGCAGACCCGGACCAAGGGACATCCCCTGATCGTGCGGCTGCAGCTGGAAAACCTCACCGACCGGCGCTACTGGGCCGGCCTGTACACCGGCAGCAACAATGGCAGCGCCGCCAGCTATACCGGTGTACTGGGCACGCCGCGCACCTTCAGTGCCAGCGTCGAGCTGGACCTCTGA
- a CDS encoding winged helix-turn-helix domain-containing protein, with product MTSPLPQLSIRIVFGEEDALGKGKIQLLERIAETGSISAAARSMDMSYRRAWQLLEALNHTFGRPLAQTRKGGNQRGGATLTPAGITVCETYRRLQARAATLLADELTTLSSLRLPGAS from the coding sequence GTGACCTCGCCCCTGCCCCAGCTCAGCATCCGCATCGTATTCGGCGAAGAAGATGCCCTGGGCAAGGGCAAGATCCAGCTTCTGGAGCGGATCGCCGAGACCGGCTCGATCTCGGCGGCCGCCCGCAGCATGGACATGAGTTATCGGCGGGCCTGGCAATTGCTGGAGGCGCTGAACCATACCTTTGGGCGCCCTCTGGCCCAGACCCGCAAAGGCGGCAATCAACGGGGCGGGGCTACCCTGACCCCGGCCGGCATCACCGTCTGCGAGACCTACCGGCGACTGCAGGCCCGCGCCGCGACCCTGCTGGCCGATGAATTGACGACACTCTCCAGCCTGCGCCTTCCCGGCGCCAGCTGA